CCCAGGGGGGGAATCGATAGGGCGGTATCTCGATAAGGAGTTCCGGGCTGAGGCCCTTTATAAATTTATTTAAAATAGACCCGAGAACGATCCAGACCAGAAAAAGCGTACCGTAGACAAGGACCACATACCAACCGCCGAACTTGCCCACAAGGCCGAATATCATCGCCTGGGCCGATACGCAGGGGATAGCGATGCATACCAGCGTCGCCGCTATGAAACGCTCGCGCCTGCTTTCGAGCACCCGCGTGGCGATAATGGCGGGGACGTTACATCCAAGTCCGAGCAGAGTTGGAACGATGGCGAAGCCGTGAAGGCCGATACGGTGCATCGCGGTATCGAGCAGCACGGCAAGCCGCGGAAGATATCCGATGTCCTCAAGCAAGCCAAGCATAAAGTAAAAGGAAACAATGTAGGGAAGCACCATGGCAAAGGGAACATACAGCCCGCTGCTGAGAAGCCCGAAGGATTCTACAAAATGAATTTCGCCACCTATGAGAGTGCCCACCACAACATCGTGCAGAAAACCGCTGCCACCCATATTCCGGCTCAGATTCATCAAGACAGGAAGCCAGATGTTCTCGAAGAAGGGATCCATGATATGAGAAATGATGCCCTCTCCGATACACCTGACGACCAAAAAAGAGAGGATCAGAACGGCGACGGCGATCAGCGTGCCGCTCAAGGGTTTGACGCTCGCGTCCTCCAGGCGCTCATACCAGCGATGATGCCGGTGAGATATCTGCTGAACCTGTTCAATGATATTCCCGACCTGTATCCACCGATCGTCACGTCCCTGGGGGGACAGGTGAGATGACACCGCTTCGGGAAGTCTCTCGACAAGTTCCTTGATCCCCTGGCCGGTCAGCCCCGACGTTGGTACAACGGGTACCCCGAGAAGTTCCTCAAGCTTTTCGATGTCTATTGCGATACCCCGGTGTTTCGTATCATCCCATAAATTCAGGGCGACAATGACCGGTATGTTTCTCTCCAGGAGCTGCAAGGTGAGGTAGAGGTTTCTTTCCAGGTTGGTCGCATCGACGACATTAATAACGACATCGCCGGATTTCAGCATTTTCAGGGCGATCTCCTCGGCCTGACAGGTCGGTTCAAGCGTGTAGGTGCCCGGAACATCGATGATCTCAGCCGTCTTACCCTCGATCTTCATGAACCCCCGGGTGAAGCTGACCGTTGTTCCGGGGTAGTTCGAGGACATGACACGAACCCCGGTCAGACGCGAGAAAATGACGCTCTTCCCCACGTTCGGGTTACCCATCAGCAGAATTTTCATGCTTACATCATTGGGTTTCATTATCATGGTGCTGATCACGTGTCATTGCGAGCCTGCTGAATGCAGGCACGGCAATCTTGCCTTACAACGTGTCATTGCGAGCACGCCGGAGGCGAGCGTGGCAATCTCATGTGTATTTCTTGTCATATCATGAGATTGCTTCGTCCTTTCACTCCTCGCAATGACGGAAAAATGTTGTTGCTCAATTTATCTGGTGGTTTTAAAAACAGTGTCTGAGTACCTAAGTGCGAAAAACCGGGATTCGTGATTCGTAACTCGTAATCCCAAATCCGTAATCCGTATTTCTTCCTTTTGTCATTCCGGAATCCGCATCAGCGGATATCCGGAATCCAAGTGATCTTTAAATGCATGACAAAGACTGGATTCCCGCCTGCGCGGGAATGACAGAATAACAAAATGCGCGTATCAGTAATAACACGCACGCAGCACACTTGCATACCTCTCAGGCACTCCGGCACTCCGGCACTCCGGCACTCCGGCACTCCGGCACTCCGGAACTCCGGCACTCCGGAACTCCGGTACTAAGGCACTAAGGCACTAAGGCACTAAGGCACTTTGTCACTTATTCAACCTGAACGACAATTTTCTCCGCCATTCCATAACCGATGGCGATGTGACTTCTGTTGACCTGGACCGTCACTGGTCCCTTGATCATCATGGAACTTACCTTGGTTATCTTGCGGCCCGGCATGATGCCCAGCGAGTTCAATCTGTTTATCACGTTCACGCCGCCGTTGATCTGAACGACGGTTCCGGTTTCATTTTCTTTTAACTGAGTAAGGGCTTTTGTCACTCTTGCACATCCTGCAGATCTTTCTCCCTGTCCAATGACGATATCCAGGAGAGCTTCATAATACATTGAAAATAGGACTTTCTACACTTCAAGCGCCACCATGTCAAGTTCTTTGAGAGTATTCCAAAATGTAAAGGGGGATTTCTCTTACCACGGATGAAAAAAAAGGTCCCTTCTGGGACCTGTGAAATCCTTCATTGAATATAGTACCGCGTCTTCGTTGCCTTAGAGCTATTCATTCAATAGAAGAATACAGTAAGTCCACGAAACAGATGAATGACGATACTATGAAATTATAACAGCCGGTATTCTTGAATTGTTAATCTTTTGTTACGTTTTTTGCCTGGTACCCTCTATCGGTTTCTACAACCTCAAAATTTACAATGTCCCCCTCGTTAAGTGTCCGGTAACCGTCCATGGTGATCGAAGAATAATGTACGAAAAGATCCTGACCATTTTCCTGACGAATGAAACCAAACCCCTTTTTGTCGTTAAACCACTTAACTGTCCCCTTAGCCAAAACGCACCCTCCTTGTTGCAAGAAAAAAATTAAAAAATAAGCAGGCAATTCCGTGGAATGTCAAAGAACCTTCCTGAAACGATATTACCTGTTACCCAAACAACGTTAAATTCAATAATATGATAGATTCAATGCGTCAAGAAAAAAATGATGGGGGTTGCGGATTAGAAGGATTACGGATTAATGGGATTAGCGGATTACGGATTACAAATTACGGTTCCTCAATGTCATTACGAGGAATCTGCCGTGGCGGATGACGAAGTAATCTCATGGTAATGCGAGAAGATTGCCGCGCCGCTTCGCGGCTCGCAATGACGAAAAGACAAGGCTATATTTATCGGCGTCTTTCACCTCCCTTTGAAAAAGGGAGGTCGGGAGGGATTTGTGTATGTAAAATCCCCCTAAATCCCCCTTTTACAAAGGGGGACTTCTATATTGCCGAGCCCCCAGGCACTTGGCCTTTTCTTGGTCTTTTCCTTGCCTTTTTCGAGGTGCTGATATACATTACGGGCGATTTTGACCGTGGAGACGGGAAACGGGTGATCATAGTAGAAGGCTTGGAAATATGCGGTTCCTGCGGAAACCGGGAGGCCGTCATCTATTGCGACGGCTGCGGCATCCCGTTGTGTAAGAATTGCAGGACCTTCGACCTCTGGGGATACGGGTGCGGCCATGTGGATACCAAGGCCTTCTGCAGGACCTGTTACGATGATATCGAGATCAATCCATTTGGAGGGAAAAGACCGGAGAAGTAATGAAATACGAAGGCATCATCATCAGGCCCCCCAGCGAGGCGGGGAGCCTTCTACTGCAGGTAACGGTGGGCTGCTCGCACAATAAATGCACCTTCTGCCCCACTTACAAGGGGGAGAAGTTCAGGATCAAATCCTTTGACGAGATCGAAGAGGACATTCTCGAGGCGAGCCGTTACGGCGCCATCCGGCGGGTATTTCTCTGCGACGGTGACGCCCTGATAATTCCCCAGAAAAAACTGCTTCCCATCCTGGAATCGATCAACAGGCACATCAGGGGTCTGGAGCGCATCGGCACCTATGCCAACACCAAGGCGGTGCTCAGAAAAACAACGGAAGAACTGGCCGAACTGAGAGAACAGGGGCTTGCGATCGCCTATCTCGGTCTGGAGACCGGCAACGACGAACTGCTCGAAAAAATACAGAAAGGCGTCACAGCCGGACAGATGATAGAGGCGGCCCGGCGTATCAAGGAAGCGGGTATCACCCTTTCCGTCACGGTGCTCCTGGGCATCGGCGGGACTGAAAAGAGCGAGGAGCACGCCCGTGATTCCGCAAAGGTGTTAACGGAAATGGACCCCGACTTCGTGGGCGCGCTGACCGTCATGGTCGTTCCGGGAACACCGCTCCATGATGAACAGGTTGCCGGCACCTTTGAATTGCCCGACCAGTTCGGGTTTCTCGAAGAGCTGCGGACCATGATAGCGGAATCGAACTTTACCAACTGCTTCTTTACGTCGAACCACGCTTCGAACTACCTGCCGCTCCGCGTGCGGCTGCCGGAGGAAAAGGAACGAACCGTCCGCCTGATCGATGATGTGATACGGTCACGGGACAGAAGGATCCTGCGGCCGGAATACTTACGAGGATTGTAGTATTCCGGGGTGTGGGGAATTATCAGGCGCAGTCCATCAGGCGGCTGAAAAAGGAGGAACCTATTTTACTCAAGAAGATCAGAATATGGCTCAGCTCGCTGTTCCTGCGGGTAAACAGGAAAAAGGGCCTGTCATTTCTGGAAGAAGAGATCCAGTCCATCATCGATATAGGGACCGATCACGGGCTGATAGACAAGCAGTCGGGAGAAATGATCCAGAGCATCTTCGAGCTTCGGGAAACCGTCGCCCGGGAGGTGATGGTTCCTCGAACGGAAATCGTTGCCGTCAGCGGCGACGACTCCATCGATGACATCCTCGATTTGACCTCCAAGTCCGGTCACACCCGGATGCCCCTGTACCAGGACAACATAGACAATATCGTCGGCATACTGAACGTGAAGGACCTGCTGCGGTTCTGGTCCCGGCCGATCACCGAGAGCGATATCATGTCGATACTCAGAAAGGCCTATTTCATCCCCGAGACGAAGAACATCCACCAGCTTCTGCATGAATTGAAGGAAAAGAAATCCCATATGGCGATCGTCATCGATGAATACGGCGGTACCTCGGGGCTGGTGACCCTGGAAGACCTGATCGAAGAGATCGTCGGCGAGATACATGACGAGCACGACGTGGAAGAAGTCGCCTTCGTGGAAACGGCCTCCGGTGATGTCATCGTCGACAGCCGGGTGGAAATAGAAGAATTCGAAAAGTATTTCAACATCACTGTCCCCGAGGGGCAGTTCGAGACCCTCGGCGGATTCATCTTTCATCTCATCAAAAAGATACCCATCATCGGTGAGCACATTTCATACAGGAACCTCATGATGATCGTCGAGGCCGCCGATGAGCGATCGATCAAGAAGGTCCGGGTGCGAAAGATCGAAGATTCCCCGCTCGCGGGTGGTACCGAAGGGGAAGAACCTGAACCAACGAAGGAACAACCGGCCTGAAATGAATAAGAGATCGCTTATCCTTTCACTGTTGTCGGGGGTTCTTCTCGTCCTCTCGTTCCCCAAGTTCGGTATCGGCCTTGTCGCCTGGATCGCGCTGGTCCCGTTGTTCCATGCGATCCGAGAGCTCGATCCCGGCGAAGCGTTCCTGAACGGTTTTCTTGCCGGCTGCGTTTTCAACATCGGCCTCTTCTACTGGGTCGTCCATGTCGTCGTACACTATGGAGACCTGCCGCTCTACACGGCGATCCCCATCATGCTGCTCATGGCATTCTATCTCGCGCTCTATGTGTCGGTATTCGCAGCCGGGACGGCATACTTTCGAGGGAAAGGGATCAGCGAGATCGTTTCGGCCCCGCTTTTGTGGATCGCCCTTGAATATGCAAAATCATATTTTGTGACCGGCTTTCCCTGGGAGAACCTCGCCGCTTCTCAATACGCTTTTGTGCCGTTCATACAGATCGCCGACATCACCGGCATGTACGGCATTTCCTTTTTCATCGTCCTGGTCAATGCCGTACTCTTCGCTGCCCTGATACGGCAGCGGGCACGAACGCTTGTCCCCGCCGTCGGCATAACCCTGCTCCTCGGCATTCTCATAATCGGATACGGGTACAGCAGGATGAACGCGGTGGATGACCGGGTACACAAGGCAAAGCTGATTCCCATATCGCTGATACAGGGGAATATCGACCAGTCGATAAAGTGGAACCCGCAATTTCAGATGAGAACGCTGGACATCTACCGGAGCCTGTCTTTCGAAGCGGCAAAAGAGGAAAAGGGCCGGCTTATCGTATGGCCCGAAACAGCGGCCCCCTTCTTTTTCCAGGATAACGACCACCGGCACCGGGCGATTCGGAACATAGCCGTTAAGACCCGGTCCCATCTTCTCTTCGGCGCACCCAGCTACGGAAGGGAAGAGGGGGCTTATTTCCTGCGGAACAGCGCGTATCTCATCAGGCCTGACGGGTCCATGGCCGGGCGCTATGACAAGGTGCATCTCGTTCCCTTCGGTGAATATGTGCCGCTGAAAAAATACCTTTTTTTCGTTGACAGGCTCGTTGAAGGGGTGGGGAATTTTATGCCGGGGGCGGGCTTTGAGCCTCTGATGATAGATGGGAACAAGGCCGGGGTCCTTATCTGTTACGAAGGGGTGTTCCCTGAGATCAGCCGGGAATATCGGAAGCGGGGGGCGTCACTTCTTATCAATGTGACCAATGACGCCTGGTACGGCAGGACATCCGCCCCGTACCAGCATATGAGCATGCTGGCCTTCAGGGCTGTCGAGAACCGGCTGTTCATCGCCCGGGCGGCGAATACGGGTATCAGCGCCATGATCGACCCGGCGGGACGCATCATGACAAAAAGCGGCCTTTTTGAGAGGACCTATCTGAACGGCAATATCGCCTTTCTCGAGGGGGGAACATTCTATTCACGGTATGGTGACGTCTTTACTTACTGTTGCCTGGGCTTTCTACTCGTGATATGTTTAACAGCGTTACGTTTGAAGAAGGAGTGAACCAAGATGATAGAGGAAATAACCGAAACAATACGGGACCTGGAAAAAAGAATACAGAACCTCAGGAGTTGTCTTTGACGTCGATGCCGGCGAAATAAGAATAGCGGAGTTGCAGAAACTCTCGACACGGGAGGATTTCTGGAACGACCAGGAAACGGCGCGGACCATACTTCAGGAAAAAAGCAGGCTGGAAGAGACCGCTGAAGAATGCAAGAGCCTTGAATCTAAACTAAACGACGCCGCCATCCTCTTTGATATGGCCCGGGAAGAGGAAGATGAGGCGGTTCTGGAAGAGATACAGGGCGACCTGAAAACCCTTGAAGAGGCGGTCCGTAGCAGCGAGTTGAAGACCATGCTCGGCGAGGAAGAGGACCGCCTGCCCGCCATCATGACCATCCACGCCGGGGCGGGGGGGACCGAGGCCCAGGACTGGGCCGAGATGCTCCTGCGGATGTACCTGCGCTGGGCGGAACAACGACGGTACAAAACGGACATCATCGACTATCAGCCCGGTGACGAGGCCGGGGTCAAAAGCGTTACCGTGACCATCGAAGGCGATTCCGCCTACGGTTACGCGAAGGCTGAGGTTGGGATACACCGGCTGGTCCGCATATCGCCCTTTGACACGGGGAAGCGGCGCCATACGTCATTCGCATCTGTCTTCGTCTATCCCGAGATCGATGACAGTATCGAAGTGGATATAGATGAAACCGACCTGCGGATTGACACCTACCGTTCGAGCGGGGCAGGGGGACAGCACGTCAATAAGACGGACTCGGCGGTGAGGATAACGCACCTGCCGACGGGCATCGTCGTCCAGTGCCAGAACGAACGTTCTCAGCACAAGAACAGGGCCATGGCCATGAAAATCCTCCGTTCGCGCCTCTATGAGATGAAACTCGAAGAACAGCGAAAGAAACTGGCCGAGGTCAACAAAACGAAAAAGCAGATCGCCTGGGGCAGCCAGATCCGCTCCTACGTCCTCCATCCTTACAAAATGGTCAAGGACCACCGCACGAACCTCGAGGTCGGCAACGTCGACCGTGTACTCGACGGCGACATCGACGATTTTATCGAAGCGTATCTGATAAGCTAAAGAGGGATTACGGAATAGCGGATTACGGATTAAGCTGAGGTCATTGCGAGAAGCGCAGCGACGAAGCAATCCCATGGTAATTGGACCAACCACGAGATTGCCACACTCGCCTGCGGCTCGTTCGCAATGACGGATAACCCTGGTTTGTCATTGCGAGCGAAGCGAAGCAATCTCTATGTGCAAGCGAACTTACGAGATTGCCACGCACGCCCACGGCGCGCTCGCAATGACGCTCATATGTAATGTAGTTCACCGATCTATCGGCGCCTTTAAAAACGTTGGATGAATCGGGCAACTACACAAATCTGATGGTCCAAACGTTTTGTCAATTTGAAATTCGAATTAAGTACAATTTGGCCTATCGGAACCAACGATCTACTTTTTTCATCATTCCGGAATCCGCGTCAGCGGATATCCTGAATCCATGATCAATTAATTAACGCTTGACATAGTTATCACCGGATGATAACCATACTATCAAATGAAAAATGACCGATGCGACGATGATTACGAGCTTAAAACACTTTTAGAACTCAATGGAAACAAGACAACTCACTATGAATTTGATTCCGCCTCTCAATTGATAGAGGATTTTTGGAATACGGTCGAAAAATATATTTGAAGAGGATGCGTATATCATGGCGGAAAGAGTTGTAATAGGAATTATGCCTCGGGCTGATTTTAAAAAGTATACGTTGGAAATTGCCAGAGGTGAGAGAAAACCCAAACGGGGAGAACCGAAAATATGGTTTGATTCAACCGAATCCATGGCACAGATACTCAGCACAAAAAATAGAGAGTTATTGCGTATCATCAGAAATGAAAAACCGGAATCGATTATAAAACTTGCTGCATCAAGCGGAAGGCAAAAAAGTAATCTCACCAGAACGCTCAAAACCATGCAAGAATATGGAATTGTCTCTCTTGAAAGGCACGGAAAAACAATAAAACCCAAAGTGCTCGTGGATGAATTTATCGCTTCTTTCGGTTTATAGAAAGATCAAGGATTAGGGGCCGCAAATCGGTATTCGAGAATCAGGATTCGTGATTCGGGAATCTGAGTTTGATCCATAATCCGTGCGTCTCTTTTTTTGTCATTCCGGAATCCGCGTCAGCGTATATCCGGAATCTATATTTACATGCTTTTGTAGTCTGCCGATTTATCGGCTCCTTTTTCGTAATTACATAATAT
This window of the Deltaproteobacteria bacterium genome carries:
- a CDS encoding ferrous iron transporter B, whose amino-acid sequence is MKILLMGNPNVGKSVIFSRLTGVRVMSSNYPGTTVSFTRGFMKIEGKTAEIIDVPGTYTLEPTCQAEEIALKMLKSGDVVINVVDATNLERNLYLTLQLLERNIPVIVALNLWDDTKHRGIAIDIEKLEELLGVPVVPTSGLTGQGIKELVERLPEAVSSHLSPQGRDDRWIQVGNIIEQVQQISHRHHRWYERLEDASVKPLSGTLIAVAVLILSFLVVRCIGEGIISHIMDPFFENIWLPVLMNLSRNMGGSGFLHDVVVGTLIGGEIHFVESFGLLSSGLYVPFAMVLPYIVSFYFMLGLLEDIGYLPRLAVLLDTAMHRIGLHGFAIVPTLLGLGCNVPAIIATRVLESRRERFIAATLVCIAIPCVSAQAMIFGLVGKFGGWYVVLVYGTLFLVWIVLGSILNKFIKGLSPELLIEIPPYRFPPWGTIFQKLWIRVSDFLLEAVPLIFLAVFIINILYLIGIFHYIADFTAPVITGILGLPTDSVPAIVVGFLRKDAALGLLAMSALTAKEMVIGSIVLTMFFPCIATFVVLLRELGIRDFLKSAAIMIASSLVVGGILNLVM
- a CDS encoding ferrous iron transport protein A produces the protein MYYEALLDIVIGQGERSAGCARVTKALTQLKENETGTVVQINGGVNVINRLNSLGIMPGRKITKVSSMMIKGPVTVQVNRSHIAIGYGMAEKIVVQVE
- a CDS encoding cold-shock protein; translated protein: MAKGTVKWFNDKKGFGFIRQENGQDLFVHYSSITMDGYRTLNEGDIVNFEVVETDRGYQAKNVTKD
- a CDS encoding B12-binding domain-containing radical SAM protein, whose product is MKYEGIIIRPPSEAGSLLLQVTVGCSHNKCTFCPTYKGEKFRIKSFDEIEEDILEASRYGAIRRVFLCDGDALIIPQKKLLPILESINRHIRGLERIGTYANTKAVLRKTTEELAELREQGLAIAYLGLETGNDELLEKIQKGVTAGQMIEAARRIKEAGITLSVTVLLGIGGTEKSEEHARDSAKVLTEMDPDFVGALTVMVVPGTPLHDEQVAGTFELPDQFGFLEELRTMIAESNFTNCFFTSNHASNYLPLRVRLPEEKERTVRLIDDVIRSRDRRILRPEYLRGL
- a CDS encoding HlyC/CorC family transporter, with amino-acid sequence MLLKKIRIWLSSLFLRVNRKKGLSFLEEEIQSIIDIGTDHGLIDKQSGEMIQSIFELRETVAREVMVPRTEIVAVSGDDSIDDILDLTSKSGHTRMPLYQDNIDNIVGILNVKDLLRFWSRPITESDIMSILRKAYFIPETKNIHQLLHELKEKKSHMAIVIDEYGGTSGLVTLEDLIEEIVGEIHDEHDVEEVAFVETASGDVIVDSRVEIEEFEKYFNITVPEGQFETLGGFIFHLIKKIPIIGEHISYRNLMMIVEAADERSIKKVRVRKIEDSPLAGGTEGEEPEPTKEQPA
- the lnt gene encoding apolipoprotein N-acyltransferase; the encoded protein is MNKRSLILSLLSGVLLVLSFPKFGIGLVAWIALVPLFHAIRELDPGEAFLNGFLAGCVFNIGLFYWVVHVVVHYGDLPLYTAIPIMLLMAFYLALYVSVFAAGTAYFRGKGISEIVSAPLLWIALEYAKSYFVTGFPWENLAASQYAFVPFIQIADITGMYGISFFIVLVNAVLFAALIRQRARTLVPAVGITLLLGILIIGYGYSRMNAVDDRVHKAKLIPISLIQGNIDQSIKWNPQFQMRTLDIYRSLSFEAAKEEKGRLIVWPETAAPFFFQDNDHRHRAIRNIAVKTRSHLLFGAPSYGREEGAYFLRNSAYLIRPDGSMAGRYDKVHLVPFGEYVPLKKYLFFVDRLVEGVGNFMPGAGFEPLMIDGNKAGVLICYEGVFPEISREYRKRGASLLINVTNDAWYGRTSAPYQHMSMLAFRAVENRLFIARAANTGISAMIDPAGRIMTKSGLFERTYLNGNIAFLEGGTFYSRYGDVFTYCCLGFLLVICLTALRLKKE
- the prfB gene encoding peptide chain release factor 2 (programmed frameshift), producing the protein MIEEITETIRDLEKRIQNLRSCLDVDAGEIRIAELQKLSTREDFWNDQETARTILQEKSRLEETAEECKSLESKLNDAAILFDMAREEEDEAVLEEIQGDLKTLEEAVRSSELKTMLGEEEDRLPAIMTIHAGAGGTEAQDWAEMLLRMYLRWAEQRRYKTDIIDYQPGDEAGVKSVTVTIEGDSAYGYAKAEVGIHRLVRISPFDTGKRRHTSFASVFVYPEIDDSIEVDIDETDLRIDTYRSSGAGGQHVNKTDSAVRITHLPTGIVVQCQNERSQHKNRAMAMKILRSRLYEMKLEEQRKKLAEVNKTKKQIAWGSQIRSYVLHPYKMVKDHRTNLEVGNVDRVLDGDIDDFIEAYLIS
- a CDS encoding MarR family transcriptional regulator produces the protein MAERVVIGIMPRADFKKYTLEIARGERKPKRGEPKIWFDSTESMAQILSTKNRELLRIIRNEKPESIIKLAASSGRQKSNLTRTLKTMQEYGIVSLERHGKTIKPKVLVDEFIASFGL